A window of Apium graveolens cultivar Ventura chromosome 8, ASM990537v1, whole genome shotgun sequence contains these coding sequences:
- the LOC141676708 gene encoding cytochrome P450 704C1-like isoform X1 — translation MDFISTIIAFLVILALLPLIIFSALMLKIFTGKSIRDLQYPPVAGTVFGQLFYYNRLHDYLAELCKRHGTFRLLAPDQSELYTTDVQNIEHVLKTSFHKYSKGQYNVNIVTDLFGQGIFVVDGVKWRQQRKLASHEFSTRVLRDFSCTVFRKNATKLVKTVSEFSMASTVFDIQDLLMRCTLDSIFKVGFGVDLNCLEGSDEKEKAFIKAFDDSNALTYWRYVDPTWQLKRFLNIGSEASLSKNIKIIHDYVHNLIIKKREQSEMQHHTNEKEDILSRFLVESKKDPENMNDQYLMDIILNFIIAGKDTTANTLSWFFYMVCKNPLVQERISHEIRDVFGSKYDESSIEDFVGSISDEILEKMHYLHSALSETLRLYPAVPVDGRCAEEDDILPDGYKLNKGDGVYYLSYAMGRMPDIWGDDAEDFRPERWLNSDGVFVPESPFKFVAFHAGPRICLGKDFAYRQMKIVSIALLRFIRFKLGDEKENVTYRTMFTLHINGGLHLSAVQRAA, via the exons ATGGACTTCATCAGTACTATCATTGCTTTCTTGGTAATTTTAGCACTACTTCCTCTTATAATCTTCTCAGCTCTAATGCTAAAAATCTTCACCGGGAAATCGATCAGAGATCTCCAATACCCTCCGGTGGCTGGAACTGTATTCGGTCAGCTGTTTTATTACAACAGGCTCCATGACTACCTGGCAGAACTTTGTAAAAGACATGGTACTTTTAGGCTTCTTGCTCCAGATCAAAGTGAACTCTACACAACTGATGTACAAAATATCGAACATGTACTTAAGACGAGTTTTCATAAATACTCCAAAGGTCAATACAATGTTAATATAGTTACTGATCTGTTTGGCCAAGGTATCTTTGTTGTTGATGGTGTTAAGTGGCGCCAGCAGAGAAAGCTTGCAAGTCATGAGTTCTCGACAAGGGTGCTTCGAGATTTTAGCTGCACAGTATTCAGAAAGAATGCAACAAAATTGGTTAAAACTGTTTCTGAGTTTTCTATGGCAAGCACAGTTTTTGATATACAA GACTTGCTAATGAGATGTACTTTGGACTCCATATTTAAAGTAGGATTCGGAGTCGATTTGAATTGTCTGGAAGGATCGGATGAAAAAGAAAAAGCATTTATCAAGGCATTTGATGATTCAAATGCATTAACATATTGGCGCTATGTTGATCCAACTTGGCAGCTGAAGCGGTTTCTTAATATTGGCTCAGAAGCTTCACTTAGCAAGAACATAAAAATCATACATGATTATGTGCATAATTTGATAATTAAGAAGAG GGAACAATCAGAAATGCAACATCATACC AATGAAAAGGAGGACATACTTTCAAGATTTCTGGTGGAGAGCAAGAAGGATCCAGAGAACATGAATGATCAATACCTTATGGATATAATTCTGAATTTTATAATTGCTGGCAAAGATACAACTGCAAATACACTTTCATGGTTTTTTTATATGGTCTGCAAGAATCCACTTGTACAGGAGAGAATATCACATGAAATCAGAGATGTTTTCGGGAGTAAGTACGATGAAAGTAGCATTGAAGATTTCGTAGGCTCTATAAGTGATGAAATACTTGAGAAAATGCACTACCTGCATTCGGCTTTGTCAGAGACCTTAAGGCTATACCCTGCAGTGCCTGTG GATGGAAGGTGTGCTGAAGAAGATGACATTCTCCCTGATGGTTATAAGTTGAATAAAGGGGATGGTGTTTATTACTTGTCATACGCGATGGGAAGGATGCCTGATATATGGGGAGACGATGCTGAGGATTTTCGACCAGAAAGATGGCTTAACAGTGACGGTGTTTTCGTTCCTGAATCACCATTCAAGTTTGTAGCTTTTCAT GCTGGACCGCGAATCTGTCTTGGCAAAGATTTTGCTTATCGACAAATGAAGATAGTATCAATTGCTCTGCTTCGATTTATTCGTTTCAAACTTGGTGATGAGAAAGAAAATGTGACTTATAGGACCATGTTCACACTCCACATCAACGGAGGCCTTCATCTAAGTGCAGTTCAAAGGGCAGCCTAG
- the LOC141676708 gene encoding cytochrome P450 704C1-like isoform X2 — protein sequence MDFISTIIAFLVILALLPLIIFSALMLKIFTGKSIRDLQYPPVAGTVFGQLFYYNRLHDYLAELCKRHGTFRLLAPDQSELYTTDVQNIEHVLKTSFHKYSKGQYNVNIVTDLFGQGIFVVDGVKWRQQRKLASHEFSTRVLRDFSCTVFRKNATKLVKTVSEFSMASTVFDIQDLLMRCTLDSIFKVGFGVDLNCLEGSDEKEKAFIKAFDDSNALTYWRYVDPTWQLKRFLNIGSEASLSKNIKIIHDYVHNLIIKKREQSEMQHHTNEKEDILSRFLVESKKDPENMNDQYLMDIILNFIIAGKDTTANTLSWFFYMVCKNPLVQERISHEIRDVFGSKYDESSIEDFVGSISDEILEKMHYLHSALSETLRLYPAVPDGRCAEEDDILPDGYKLNKGDGVYYLSYAMGRMPDIWGDDAEDFRPERWLNSDGVFVPESPFKFVAFHAGPRICLGKDFAYRQMKIVSIALLRFIRFKLGDEKENVTYRTMFTLHINGGLHLSAVQRAA from the exons ATGGACTTCATCAGTACTATCATTGCTTTCTTGGTAATTTTAGCACTACTTCCTCTTATAATCTTCTCAGCTCTAATGCTAAAAATCTTCACCGGGAAATCGATCAGAGATCTCCAATACCCTCCGGTGGCTGGAACTGTATTCGGTCAGCTGTTTTATTACAACAGGCTCCATGACTACCTGGCAGAACTTTGTAAAAGACATGGTACTTTTAGGCTTCTTGCTCCAGATCAAAGTGAACTCTACACAACTGATGTACAAAATATCGAACATGTACTTAAGACGAGTTTTCATAAATACTCCAAAGGTCAATACAATGTTAATATAGTTACTGATCTGTTTGGCCAAGGTATCTTTGTTGTTGATGGTGTTAAGTGGCGCCAGCAGAGAAAGCTTGCAAGTCATGAGTTCTCGACAAGGGTGCTTCGAGATTTTAGCTGCACAGTATTCAGAAAGAATGCAACAAAATTGGTTAAAACTGTTTCTGAGTTTTCTATGGCAAGCACAGTTTTTGATATACAA GACTTGCTAATGAGATGTACTTTGGACTCCATATTTAAAGTAGGATTCGGAGTCGATTTGAATTGTCTGGAAGGATCGGATGAAAAAGAAAAAGCATTTATCAAGGCATTTGATGATTCAAATGCATTAACATATTGGCGCTATGTTGATCCAACTTGGCAGCTGAAGCGGTTTCTTAATATTGGCTCAGAAGCTTCACTTAGCAAGAACATAAAAATCATACATGATTATGTGCATAATTTGATAATTAAGAAGAG GGAACAATCAGAAATGCAACATCATACC AATGAAAAGGAGGACATACTTTCAAGATTTCTGGTGGAGAGCAAGAAGGATCCAGAGAACATGAATGATCAATACCTTATGGATATAATTCTGAATTTTATAATTGCTGGCAAAGATACAACTGCAAATACACTTTCATGGTTTTTTTATATGGTCTGCAAGAATCCACTTGTACAGGAGAGAATATCACATGAAATCAGAGATGTTTTCGGGAGTAAGTACGATGAAAGTAGCATTGAAGATTTCGTAGGCTCTATAAGTGATGAAATACTTGAGAAAATGCACTACCTGCATTCGGCTTTGTCAGAGACCTTAAGGCTATACCCTGCAGTGCCT GATGGAAGGTGTGCTGAAGAAGATGACATTCTCCCTGATGGTTATAAGTTGAATAAAGGGGATGGTGTTTATTACTTGTCATACGCGATGGGAAGGATGCCTGATATATGGGGAGACGATGCTGAGGATTTTCGACCAGAAAGATGGCTTAACAGTGACGGTGTTTTCGTTCCTGAATCACCATTCAAGTTTGTAGCTTTTCAT GCTGGACCGCGAATCTGTCTTGGCAAAGATTTTGCTTATCGACAAATGAAGATAGTATCAATTGCTCTGCTTCGATTTATTCGTTTCAAACTTGGTGATGAGAAAGAAAATGTGACTTATAGGACCATGTTCACACTCCACATCAACGGAGGCCTTCATCTAAGTGCAGTTCAAAGGGCAGCCTAG